Genomic window (Cardiocondyla obscurior isolate alpha-2009 linkage group LG06, Cobs3.1, whole genome shotgun sequence):
AAGGTACCGCTGGCTTATCGCCCGAACGAGTCGCGTCGCGCGGTCGAGGAGCCGACTCGCGATAAGTTCGACGTTCGCGATAACAAAAAGAACGTCTTCAAGCCTTTAACCGCCGTGCACAACGATGACTTATCCGAAGCTGCGTTCACGAGGAACGCCCCGGTTGACGCGATGCTCAAAGGTAGCTCGTCCGTGGCTATACAAACTGGTGTCAACGACACTCACCCCGAAGAGGCACGCGTATTCCGAGTTATTCCTAAAGTCGCGAAAGAACCGTCCGCGTACAGCAACGTGTCCGTTCAAACGTATACCGAGCCGGAAGTGGAAGCTAAAGAACACTGGACGATACCGAAATACAGCGACGCTTCGGAGCCGAGTCATTTCGTTCTGGATCACAATCGGAATTATCGCGCGGTGTCGAACGTAAATTCGAGAAACGATATCTCACCCTTATTCAATAAGAGTGAGTGCGATTTTGTAAAGGAAGATATTCGCGCGCCGGCAGAGAGAACTTCTTTGCGAGAAATTTACGGCCATCGATTATCGGAGGAATACGAGCCGCTCCTGCGAACGAGTCCGCGATGCGAAAGCTTCTCGCCGAAAACGATAATTGATAATCGACTCCAAGTATTCCCGACTTATATTCCGTACGTTAAGTCTAACAAAAATTCGTTCGAAGATCTAAGCGCGTCGCATGAGCTCAGCAAAGAGAATTCCTCGTGCGCAAGCGACAACGCATTTCCGGACGagcataatattaaaaatcaagatATCAGCGCGGACGCCGGCGTCGTAACGCGGTACACTTGCGCGATCGCGACCGTCGCATCTACGAACGTTCCGGCACAGGCCGACGAAGCCAGGCTGGAACCTGGAGCATCGCCGGTTTCCTCCTCGTCATCCTCGCAATTCTGGCCGCATCACAAGCCGGCCAACAACGAGATCGGAACGACCGAGGATGAGATACGTCGACATAATTTGCTGCAACAGAGCCTAGTCCGCCAGTTGCAGAATGAGCGAGTAATGCTAAACGATCATACGTCTGTTACCAGCCAACCTGGTACCAAATTGCCGACTGGCAATTTTAATCCGTACGTCAATCTGCCGAAGTCTAACAGTGTCAGTCAACCTCTAAAACTTGAACCGCCCGAAGCGCCGAAAAGAAACTTCCAAAAAGAACCTCCGAAAAGGCCGGAGTTGCCGAAGAGACTGGAATCACCGAGAAGATCGCAGTCGCCGAAGAGATCGGAACCGTCGAGAAGGTTGGAGTCGCCGAGGAAGCTGGAGCCGTCGAAAAGATTGGAATCACCGGCGGTCGTCACTGGCCTACTATCGGTATCACCGTCCTCTGGATTCGCCGCGAAAAACCGGATTACTGCTCTCAGAGAACAATACGAACAGCCCGGCGGGCAAATGAGAAGTTTGCCCGCGCAAAAGGAACACTCGCCGGTCCCGAACGGGACGATGGACTCCAGCGACGAGTACCTCGTCTCCTGCGCCAACAAACTGTCCAGATCTATCGTCCTGTCTAAGTCCGAGTCGTGGCATCAGCTGGCGGTCTCGAAGGGCCAGCACGCTCCCACGCGTTCGGCACAGGGTAAGTTACCGCTGCAACCTTTCGCTGGCACCGGGTTCTACCCTCCGAAACCGCCCAAGCCAAAGTCGCCGTCGTCCTTCAAAATGAAAAAGCAATACGAAGCGTCCTCGGACAGCGTAAAGAAGATGGAAAACAAGATACGCCGGTATTTCGACAGCCCGGCGGGCGACGAAGCCGCCGAGGCGAGGGACTCCAAGGGCAGACGTTTCTCGTCGCGCGACTCGGCGAAGAAGAGTTCTATCGGCCTGTCGAGAAGCCGCACTATGCCGGGGATATGCGACGAGAGTATGCGCCTGACGATTCCGACGGCGCCGCAGATCTCTGTGGCGAGTCTCAACAGTGCCGAAGTAGACAAAGTGTTCGACGACATCTTCGAGGAGGCTACGAGAACCGACGACTATCACTTCTGATCGATCAAACCTCGTTAGGTCATAAAATATCGCTCGGGAAAACCCGACGACGCGCCCATTTCGGAACTATAGCGAGCACTTTTTGCGCGAGAGCCGGCGATACTTCAAACATcgtgatagaaaaaaaaaagaaaaaaaatatatatatgattcTATATTTAGTTTCGATATGCTACAACTGACAATATGGATCGTTAAACGGTGATCTTGCCCATTTCGAACCGCATAGTCCACCGCGTCAGCGACTGTCATTAATTACGAGATCGATTAACTTTAATCCAGACTGTTTTCGTTAAAAGTTTGCACACGATCACTGTTACTTGTTTTTTTCATAACTGTTTCTGTAAACTGAAAATTGAGAGTAATTGTTCTTTGAGAAtcaattgttttattaaaatccttctctctttttttttttaagtaacttatgaatttattttacgaataattaaagGCTAAAAGTAAATTGCCAAGATTGTGATTAACGCTTTCTTTACACTCGCAGTATTATACGATCTGATTAAACGCTACGTGTTTCAAGAACGTAAAAATATCACGGCGTCGTACTCACCGCGAAGCTCTAAATTACTTTCTAAAAGCAATATGTTTTGTGCGACGATGACGAGACACAATACAAAGACGATAGTGCAGATTCAACGACCACCCACCGGGGTCCGGCACTCTACGCTACTTTTCTCGCTCAAGATCGCTTCTGGCCTACGTTCGGGAAAAGTTGGACAACGTAGAAGCAGCTGATCAAAGTCCACTTCCAACCGGCAAGAAATACCATGGCAACGTATCTGTTATTCCGCTCCACGCGCGTCACTTATTGTTAACCACGAAACTCGCAGATAAAGCCACGTGCCTAAACGCGCGATCTTAGTTCGCGCTCCTCTATCCGCTCAGCATTTTCCTTTACCTCGattttctgatttttatttaaaatcctAGTCGCACGCACGTTCTCGCGGACGGAGTCGCTAAGAGGACAATGACAATTCCTGAATAAAGCAGTGAGTCACAAACCCTTACTTTTTGCTGATCCTTTTGTTGCGCAGTACAGTTTGCATTGCTGCGAGAGTGTGTCTAAGAGTGTAATATCGTTAGTGTATTGATCGGACATCGGCAAAACCTGTTCGATTTCATAGTCAAACTTAATGCAAAGAGCCTCCTATCTTTACTCAAAACCTGCCTACTTCCTTGTTACAGGTCGTGAATTACTTAGACAATTAATATCTGTACAAACACGGTGTATGTTCTTCGTGGTGGTTatttgttcgtttttttttttttttttaactaaactATTATTGAATTTGTTTGGAGAACGACTAATGCATGTCGCTGCGGGTATGCGACGAGAGTGAGAGATGAACAATTTCTGCTAGATccagagtttttttttctttttttttttttttaatacatcgcACCTCTGACCGCCTTTGTTACCAGATTCAGTTTAGATACTGATTAAAATGGACATAGATAATTAACCTTTCAGTGAAGTCTTATAATTAGTATGCATCTCAACTACGAATTTAACATACCACCAGCTTTGGTGCACACGTTTTATAGAACCCCGTTGATATTTCAGCTCCGAAAAAGCCGCTGTCGCCGTTCGCCAAGTTTCGCCAGCTCGACAGGCAAAATAGCGCCGGTTTGTCACCGaggtgagaataaaaaattaaaaccacgACGTGTTAAcagagattaatttaattaatgtttcgttaaataatttaattttggtttcttttttttttgttttttaatttacttatttagCCCCGTGAAGTCACCGGCCACGGAATTTCGATTCAAATTTACCGAACCGACTGTACGAGATAACGCAGCGCAAATTAAGGAACGATTGCTGGCGTGGTGCCGATCGAAGACTAAAGAGTACGACGTaagtgcatttaaaaaaaagaaatagtaaaTTACATGCGAGAAGCGCTCGCTTTGTTAGTATCTGATGGATTAAAGAATACTTTTGTTGCAGAACGTACAGCTGGACAACTTCTCGACGAGCTGGAATAATGGTTTAGCATTCTGCGCGTTGATCCATCACTTTAAACCGGACGCTTTCGATTATAATTCCCTGCGTCCGGAGGATCGCAGGAAAAACTTCGAGCTAGCTTTTACAAAGGCCGAGTAAGAGCTCCGAATATTTTGCGTAGAAATTACCGaacattttttactttctttagaATCTATCCGTCTtcttattgttatttataaacgtgagaattaattttctttacttaCAGTGAAGTTGCTGGAATCGCGCCGCTACTCGACGTCGAGGACATGGTGATGATGCAACGGCCGGATTGGAAGTGCGTCTTCACATATGTCCAGTCTATTTATCGTCGTTTCAAGGATGAGGATTAACGtccaattaaaaattccgGCTGCaacagaagagaaaaaaatatataattccaCTTTATCAAGACGCTATtcatagagagaaagagaaagagagaaaaaaattcatgtGGTTGAAAGAACAATAgccagttctttttttttttctttttttatacgcaGTTAGATTCATATTCTTGCGACCACATGTGAACTAAATCCGGTAGTAAGCGTAGAACTTTAGACAATGCCTTGTAATGACGATGCTGATGATGATGTGACAATAAGTCagggaaatatatatatataataccaCGGTAGAAGTTATAACGCGCATAGGTCTTATATTTTCATATCTCGCATTATTTTCTGGCGCGCAGCCTTACTAACTTACTTTTTACGTTGACGTTGAATGCAGgctaatgatttttttataatgaaagCGCACGACGGTGATCCGTTTACGAGCGAAACGTGTAGAATCGTTGCTTTGATCAGTTAGCGTTTATATTGTAAATCTAATATATGAAGATGTCTTAAAAGTaccaaagaaaatttttgcaaacaaataaatatgtgaTATGAGAaaagcgttttttttaattattccttttgcgtgtcgtttatttttattaagcttAATATTCtgtagttaattaatttgaaattaaaattgcaattcttaaaattgtaatatgtatattatgtatttacgtttaattagatatttatatattttttattatattggaGATTACAGAGCGCACGGTACGCGCGTGTCATTAGATTGGGACGTTAGttatatgattaatttaataattacaattaagtaATCTACAACTGATGGCGTGTTACtggtttacttacatttgcaTCTTCGGTTAGGTTAAGTCAGGTCCGTCCTTCcatccttccgtccttccgtcCTGCCGTCTTTCCGTCCTTCTGTCTTTCCGTCCATTCGTGGCAATATTCTGAATAATCTTAAAGCACTTTAAATCATTTGACACTATtatacactgctctgcttttttttataatcactaaCACTGTCACTcgcgagacgaacgaccgaaagaatgacggtggattatcgcggcgactttttacgattaaaattaagacgCGCGACGAACAATCATTcgttgtataaattttcacgTTGTATTCATTTTGCTAACGTAAAGCGAGGCCACTAGTTCCTTTGGCAGATTTTTGCCGGCAGATTAATTCCCATCGGCAGAATGAACGATGTCGAGAATATGAGCAGAGCGGCGAATGAAACGGAccgcgatacgaaatgttCCTCGCGCACTTAATCTTCCTCGAGCTCCTCAAAAATCTCTTGCTCGAAACGGGATGAGCCTCGGCCGCGATGAAGAAGACAAGCGAAGTGCGGATCTCACGCTTAGACAATGATGGTTGCCGAATGTCGCCGGAACCCGCTGAATGTCGCTGAAGGAGATAGCGAGTGAAGCGAGTCAGGATCTTCGACTCGGAAATGCCGGTTGCGGCATATTCATGACAAACGCTCCGTGCGCCTCGCCCGCTCGGCATAACTTTTCCTTTCCAAAGCACTTTTTCGAAGCACAAAATGATGAGATCAACAcagaagtattaaaaaatgattgttCGTTCCCGAGTCGACTACGTCGACACTAATTCGTACGCGGCACGTCCTATCCGTGGCCGAAAATAcacgtaattgcggagcgattaggaacacgtcctcgcgcccgaggttccgcaactagactgaagtGACCGTTAcagatttcggcccttagagagaaagagacaaccGCGTGAGAAAGTGAGACAGCCAATGGTCCGATCATCAATTGACCGTTGTCCTTTTCGCGTCGAGCTCAACGCCGAGTTAATCTGTTTATCGTTTTTTTGATGCGCTCGCCGAGCTTGAGGCGTTTTTCTCCTAAAACAGAAAGATCAAGTTTTTTTCACGACTGCGAAAACTCGTTCGAGCAAGccccaaaaataataatataataatccaagtatttttctgtttcgtaaaaacttaatatttcttaaaaaatcatACGCAGTATTATTTCGAGATAAGAAGCAACGATAAAAGCGATTTTATTCTTAACATCAATTTGTTTTTAGATAGGATTACacagaataataaatataatatgatagAAAAAGACAGAATATAATGTGTCTGTCCTTGTCTATCGTCTAAAGATAGTTGTAACTCTGTCCGAGAGGcagacgccgcgaaagagtagaacagacagtgtatagctctggcctgttcttctatccgacggcagccgaaacgctggcttcacacggacgagcctctatatttgtacgcgtggaagctgcgactccgagttgggctctctgcgtcTGAGGCATTAGCAGGAGTTACGGGTACACAcagacacggcattgtgcctagtgtgcgtatgttgcccgtctaaaatctgcgaccactggTTGAGCTCTCTACCGGGAGgcagtggtcgcagatttcagacgggcaacatacgcacactacgcacaatgccgtgtccgtgtgtgcccgtagcgcctgcctcggacgcagagagtcgaactcggaatcgcggcttccacgcgtacagatatagagactcgtccgtgtgaagccagcgtttcggctgccgtcggatagaaaaaAAGGCCAGAACTATAcactgtcctactctttcgcggcgtcgccggcagttatcaCAGATTCGCTTCACACTAACATCGCCGAGTTATAAGATGAGAGCAGAAATATaaacttaacagtaaaataaaaagattttataatgattttataattaaatacgcgtaattgcggagcgattaacgacgCGTCCGCACCCACGaggctccgcaactagacCGACCGTCAGAGATTTCGGCGCGTACAGAGAAAGATTTCGATTGCGAacgagtataaatttatttagaatttttgccGATATGTGTATCGGTGAAACGCGCTTTAATGCGCGTAGCTATTATGCGATAACTCAATCTCACGTTTCTTGATTAAAACGAACGCCATCGATCGGatcgtttattgttaatgagcggattaaatttctacatataatttaattagcggggttcgttttacaccgcgtatctgaaaatcactcgcgcgtGCTGGTCACTAAAGCTCTATTTGACTTTACGATATCGCGGATGAGAAGCGAcatgtctaatttttattcacaataatcgtcgaaataattgagtggcttttttgcacgttatcactctcgctttctacggattaacttattgtaaaactgcgaactctctttttcttataccgacaaatgtctaaataattgcctttacgagtatgcttcgcgggaaaaaattgtccatagccggttaaattattttcttttttgaatattaaaacaaaccatgcgcatGCTTTGCatccgctatttttcaaaaagtttgttGTCAGCGGAATGAACGGCGCCAAAAAAGTGCGcataacggtaaaaataaacgggtcgcaatacaaaatttttcacactcATTGGACACTCGCGGTATCATCCCCATGCCGACCAATTACAACCCTTCTCTTATCACCTGATAGGTGGGAACGTTTTTTCCCTAGTGCGCCAATTAATTACCCCCCCCCAACAGAAGTACCGTTATCACGACCGCGCTACCCTCATTTCGCGCCTAAATGTAGTCGGGAACGGATGTGTAAAGGGGGGATAACTGTTCTCTACCGGAGTTCAAGTTTAAGTTCACGGTCACTTCGATGAGTCAGCGCCTTGaggagtaataattaaataaaagtttcatcgacgatacatcaagatacatcaagatacatcaagatacatcaagatacatcatatttcttttgtcaagatcgaggatttaacggaagcgtcgtggactatcctgcgagCGATCTAATGCGCgatgaatattatgtgagcgagtgtgagtgtgagtgtacagttttgcgtttttgtatattatacggggtgttgtgtttaagttattataaaacaaggtcgcttttctcgtgatcggaatattgtttcgcgctctcgggttataattcgcgttttcaatttattttttaattgatcgttgtacagcccggagtattcgtcggtccctcgcggagtgtcgttttctgtttcgttagccgtgactgatagtgcgtgcgctactgcacgcaattcgggaaattggcatctgctgcttgagattcgcgttacgccggattgtgcgacgcgtattttagtagttttataagtcctattcgaacaatttttccttgttttataataatttaaactaagtatgagtgatattgtaataaaatgcgcggtgaatatgagtcatagtgttatgaagtgcgcggtgaatattatgtgagcgagtgtgagtgtgagcgtacagttttgcgtttttgtatattatacggggtgttgtgtttaagttattataaaacaaggtcgcttttctcgtgatcggaatattgtttcgcgctctcgggttataattcgcgttttcaatttatttttaattgatcgttgtacagcccggagtattcgtcggtccctcgcggagtgtcgttttctgtttcgttagccgtgactg
Coding sequences:
- the LOC139103269 gene encoding smoothelin-like protein 2, yielding MSLRVCDETPKKPLSPFAKFRQLDRQNSAGLSPSPVKSPATEFRFKFTEPTVRDNAAQIKERLLAWCRSKTKEYDNVQLDNFSTSWNNGLAFCALIHHFKPDAFDYNSLRPEDRRKNFELAFTKADEVAGIAPLLDVEDMVMMQRPDWKCVFTYVQSIYRRFKDED